The Corynebacterium jeddahense genome has a window encoding:
- a CDS encoding sigma-70 family RNA polymerase sigma factor: MTQPDRAAQENEEAVDRGSRRNQTNDNPSADLVRVYLNGIGKTALLDAEEEVELAQQIEVGLYAQHLLDDPDAHLTRAMKRDLKILAKEGRKARAHLLEANLRLVVSLAKRYTGRGMPLLDLIQEGNLGLIRAMEKFDYTKGFKFSTYATWWIRQAITRGMADQSRTIRLPVHLVEQVNKLSRIRREMYQSLGREPTNEELAEESGIDESKIEMLLRQSRDPVSLDMPVGADEEAPLGDFIEDAEATDAEDAVVTTLRHDDIEDIINGLEQREQDVIRMRYGLTDGVPRTLDQIGRQYGLSRERVRQIEREVMAKLRAGERADRLRDYAL; the protein is encoded by the coding sequence ATGACCCAACCGGATCGCGCCGCGCAAGAGAACGAGGAAGCTGTCGACCGCGGCAGCCGCAGGAACCAGACAAACGACAATCCGTCCGCGGATCTGGTTCGTGTCTACCTCAACGGCATTGGCAAGACCGCCCTCCTCGACGCGGAAGAGGAGGTGGAGCTCGCCCAGCAGATCGAGGTCGGCCTCTACGCCCAGCACCTGCTCGATGACCCGGACGCGCACCTCACGCGAGCCATGAAGCGCGACCTGAAGATCCTGGCGAAGGAAGGCCGTAAGGCGCGCGCCCACCTCCTCGAGGCGAACCTCCGACTCGTGGTGTCCCTGGCCAAGCGCTACACGGGCCGCGGCATGCCGCTGCTCGACCTCATCCAGGAGGGCAACCTCGGCCTCATCCGCGCGATGGAGAAGTTCGACTACACGAAGGGCTTCAAGTTCTCCACGTACGCGACGTGGTGGATCCGCCAGGCCATCACCCGCGGCATGGCGGATCAGTCCCGCACCATCCGCCTCCCAGTCCACCTCGTCGAGCAGGTGAACAAGCTCTCGCGCATCCGCCGCGAGATGTACCAGTCCCTCGGGCGCGAACCCACGAACGAGGAGCTGGCGGAGGAATCCGGCATCGATGAGTCGAAGATCGAGATGCTGCTGCGCCAGTCCCGCGACCCGGTCAGTCTGGACATGCCGGTCGGCGCGGACGAGGAGGCGCCGCTCGGCGACTTCATCGAGGACGCCGAGGCGACCGACGCGGAAGACGCTGTGGTAACCACCCTGCGCCACGACGACATCGAGGACATCATCAACGGCCTCGAGCAGCGCGAGCAGGACGTCATCCGGATGCGCTACGGCCTGACCGACGGCGTGCCCCGCACCCTCGACCAGATCGGCCGCCAGTACGGCCTGTCCCGCGAGCGCGTGCGCCAGATCGAGCGCGAGGTCATGGCGAAGCTCCGCGCCGGCGAGCGCGCCGACCGCCTGCGCGACTACGCGCTCTAG
- a CDS encoding metal-dependent transcriptional regulator, with product MRDLVDTTEMYLRTVYELEEEGITPLRARIAERLEQSGPTVSQTVARMERDGLIVVEHDRSLSLTDAGRERATAVMRKHRLAERLLTDVLKLDLSQVHEEACRWEHVMSDEVERRVVAVLDNPTCSPFGNPIPALDELGVASPSSPELGTRASDLRLKEPVRARVVQISEILQVPLEDGLSLAATGHLVGEVVTLSPLEAGGVAIDTAEGKHFELPGDVAHALRVEQEA from the coding sequence GTGCGCGACCTCGTCGACACCACAGAGATGTACCTCCGCACCGTCTATGAGCTCGAAGAGGAGGGCATCACTCCCCTGCGCGCCCGTATCGCCGAGCGCCTCGAGCAGTCGGGGCCGACAGTGTCGCAGACGGTTGCCCGCATGGAGCGAGACGGCCTCATCGTCGTGGAGCACGACCGCTCGCTTTCGCTCACCGACGCAGGGCGCGAGCGCGCCACCGCGGTGATGCGCAAGCACCGGCTCGCGGAGCGCCTGCTTACCGACGTACTCAAGCTCGACCTCAGCCAGGTCCACGAGGAGGCGTGCCGGTGGGAGCACGTGATGAGCGACGAGGTGGAACGCCGCGTCGTCGCGGTCCTGGACAACCCGACGTGCTCCCCGTTCGGCAACCCGATCCCGGCGCTCGACGAGCTGGGGGTCGCCTCCCCGTCGTCGCCAGAGCTGGGAACGCGCGCGTCGGACCTGCGGCTGAAGGAGCCGGTGCGTGCACGCGTCGTCCAGATCAGTGAAATCCTCCAGGTGCCTCTGGAGGACGGTCTGTCCCTCGCGGCGACGGGCCACCTCGTCGGCGAGGTGGTCACGCTCAGCCCGCTGGAGGCAGGCGGCGTCGCCATCGATACCGCCGAGGGCAAACATTTCGAGCTTCCGGGCGATGTCGCCCACGCGCTGCGCGTGGAGCAGGAAGCGTAA
- the galE gene encoding UDP-glucose 4-epimerase GalE: protein MKLVVTGGAGYVGSVCAATLIEAGHEVVVIDDLSTGNRYAVPEGAAFVEGNLVDVADEILGGGDVDGVLHFAARSLVGESVEDPAKYWHGNLDVTLSLLDAMRRHGVHSLVFSSTAATYGEPDVVPITEDAATRPTNPYGATKLAIDYAITSYCNAYGLGATSLRYFNVAGAHDGVGENHLTETHLIPIVLQVAMGYREKIMVYGDDWPTKDGTCVRDYIHVRDLADAHLLALQSNSPGTHRIYNLGSGDGYSVREVIDVCREVTGHPIPAEVAPRRAGDPAVLIASSEKIRSDLGWDPTRTELHRIVEDAWEFTRALGDRSHSARR, encoded by the coding sequence ATGAAGCTCGTAGTCACCGGCGGCGCCGGGTACGTGGGAAGCGTCTGCGCGGCGACGCTCATCGAGGCCGGCCACGAGGTCGTTGTCATCGATGATTTGAGCACGGGCAACCGCTACGCGGTGCCCGAGGGGGCGGCGTTCGTCGAGGGCAATCTCGTCGACGTGGCCGACGAGATCCTCGGCGGCGGGGACGTCGACGGCGTGCTCCACTTCGCTGCACGCTCCCTCGTCGGCGAGTCGGTCGAGGACCCGGCGAAATACTGGCACGGCAACCTCGACGTCACCCTGTCCCTGCTCGACGCGATGCGCCGCCACGGCGTGCACAGCCTCGTGTTCTCCTCCACCGCCGCCACATATGGGGAGCCGGACGTGGTGCCGATCACCGAAGACGCGGCGACCCGCCCGACCAACCCGTACGGCGCGACGAAGCTGGCCATCGACTACGCCATTACGTCGTACTGCAACGCGTACGGCTTGGGCGCGACCAGTTTGCGGTACTTCAACGTCGCCGGCGCGCACGACGGAGTGGGCGAGAACCACCTCACCGAGACGCACCTCATCCCGATCGTGCTCCAGGTGGCGATGGGCTACCGCGAGAAGATCATGGTCTACGGCGACGACTGGCCTACTAAGGACGGCACCTGCGTGCGCGACTATATCCACGTGCGCGACCTCGCCGACGCGCACCTCCTGGCACTGCAGTCGAACTCCCCCGGCACGCACCGCATCTACAACCTCGGCTCGGGCGACGGTTACTCCGTGCGCGAGGTCATCGACGTGTGCCGCGAGGTTACCGGCCACCCGATCCCGGCCGAGGTGGCGCCGCGCCGCGCTGGCGACCCGGCGGTGCTCATCGCGTCCTCGGAGAAGATCCGCAGCGATCTCGGCTGGGACCCGACGCGCACCGAGCTGCACCGGATCGTCGAGGACGCCTGGGAATTCACCCGCGCGCTCGGCGACCGGTCCCACTCCGCCCGGCGCTAG
- a CDS encoding DUF4192 domain-containing protein has product MTNTQPQPQGTNQPGDQTAQFETAAALQSPSHLIASIPGALGYFPNEAVILVSLYARPGEPGALDVGAYLDADLGSTTSIQRALQRVPAGNHVATFAVIVTRVPHSDMVAAAAAGLHQAADEFGELVEACWIVSEIADGTHYQLVFGPDAEIFDSWGWDAGYHCGTVASVAASAAMRPLITHGVLPELHRDDVFRHFDPVSDADVAMSEAIAPEAYRKGAELLELTQSAPWLALRQMKAASNVFLAAPNVKLIDSEGSLILDDVFASAADVELVAAMLTRNMLRDCLIEHALDHPGAASAVLVSVARNFSGRIRANALCLWAMVAVSQQLHGWASVALMCADDEVPAHSLAGLLANVLGVGQAGALIELSRRGCRDTWREVERRAAAQADG; this is encoded by the coding sequence ATGACGAATACTCAACCGCAACCGCAAGGAACAAATCAGCCTGGCGATCAGACTGCCCAGTTCGAAACCGCCGCCGCACTCCAGTCCCCGTCCCACCTCATCGCTTCCATCCCGGGCGCGCTCGGGTACTTCCCGAACGAGGCCGTGATCCTCGTCAGCCTCTACGCGCGCCCGGGCGAGCCTGGCGCGCTCGACGTGGGGGCGTACCTCGACGCCGACCTCGGCAGCACCACCAGTATCCAGCGTGCCCTCCAGCGCGTTCCAGCGGGCAACCACGTCGCCACCTTCGCCGTGATCGTGACCCGCGTGCCGCACTCGGACATGGTCGCCGCCGCCGCGGCGGGCCTGCACCAGGCGGCCGACGAGTTCGGCGAGCTCGTGGAGGCCTGCTGGATCGTCTCCGAGATCGCGGACGGCACCCACTACCAGCTCGTCTTCGGCCCCGATGCGGAAATATTCGACTCGTGGGGATGGGACGCCGGGTACCACTGCGGAACCGTCGCCTCCGTCGCCGCCTCTGCCGCGATGCGCCCGCTGATCACCCACGGGGTCCTGCCCGAGCTCCACCGCGACGACGTGTTTCGCCATTTCGACCCCGTCTCCGACGCCGACGTGGCGATGAGCGAGGCGATCGCGCCGGAGGCGTACCGGAAAGGCGCCGAGCTGCTCGAACTCACCCAGTCGGCACCGTGGCTCGCGCTGCGCCAGATGAAGGCGGCCTCCAACGTGTTCCTGGCAGCCCCGAACGTCAAGCTCATCGACAGCGAGGGCAGCCTCATTCTCGACGACGTGTTCGCCTCCGCCGCCGACGTCGAGCTCGTCGCCGCGATGCTCACGCGCAACATGCTGCGCGACTGCCTCATCGAGCACGCGCTCGACCATCCTGGCGCCGCGAGCGCCGTGCTGGTGAGCGTCGCGCGCAACTTCAGCGGCCGCATCCGCGCCAACGCCCTGTGCCTCTGGGCGATGGTCGCGGTCTCGCAGCAGCTGCACGGGTGGGCAAGCGTCGCGCTCATGTGCGCGGACGACGAGGTACCGGCGCACTCGCTCGCCGGGCTGCTGGCAAACGTCCTCGGCGTCGGCCAGGCAGGCGCGTTAATCGAACTCAGCAGGCGCGGCTGCCGGGACACCTGGCGCGAGGTCGAGCGACGGGCGGCGGCGCAGGCCGACGGCTAG
- a CDS encoding PAC2 family protein, whose protein sequence is MYELEYPAPRVGEESSPGPTLVIAMHGYADAGHAVESAADHLKAALESRTVATFSNDELIDYRSRRPTVTMAHAEITDVADLQLDMRVLRDEQGASFLLLSGPEPDLRWEAFSEAVADLADRFDAAQTICLYAAPMGAPHTRPLVVSAHGNDRDLVGSMFTFDGMVSVPGSASILIERELHKRGRSVAGYTAHVPHYVAASPYPHATFQLLQSVEDSTDLQFPLRSIEADMARISQQLAEQTNNSEEITQVVQALEEHYDREMDEYRNRHPQAMMPGEAQMPTGEEISEAFENYLTAIEDRDRGDRRGLPRSEEDDQRLRDHYVIDPDAPEDETGGEPGDDPGEPGDRG, encoded by the coding sequence ATGTACGAACTGGAGTACCCCGCGCCCCGCGTCGGCGAGGAATCGTCGCCGGGGCCGACGCTCGTCATCGCGATGCACGGCTACGCCGACGCCGGGCACGCGGTCGAGTCCGCGGCCGACCATCTCAAGGCCGCGCTGGAGTCCCGCACCGTCGCCACGTTCAGCAACGACGAGCTCATCGACTACCGCTCGCGGCGCCCGACGGTGACCATGGCGCATGCCGAGATCACCGACGTCGCCGACCTACAGCTGGATATGCGCGTGCTCCGCGACGAGCAGGGCGCGTCGTTCCTCCTGCTCTCCGGCCCCGAGCCGGACCTGCGGTGGGAGGCGTTCAGCGAGGCCGTCGCGGACCTCGCGGACCGCTTCGACGCCGCCCAGACGATCTGCCTGTACGCGGCCCCGATGGGTGCGCCGCACACCCGGCCGCTCGTCGTGTCCGCGCACGGCAACGACCGGGACCTCGTCGGGTCGATGTTCACCTTCGACGGGATGGTGAGCGTGCCCGGCTCCGCGTCGATCCTCATCGAGCGCGAGCTGCACAAGCGCGGGCGCAGCGTCGCCGGGTACACCGCCCACGTGCCCCACTACGTCGCGGCGTCGCCGTACCCGCACGCCACGTTCCAGCTCCTGCAGTCCGTCGAGGACTCGACCGACCTGCAGTTCCCGCTGCGCTCGATCGAGGCGGACATGGCTCGCATTTCCCAGCAGCTCGCGGAGCAGACCAACAACTCCGAGGAGATCACCCAGGTGGTGCAGGCGCTCGAGGAGCACTACGACCGGGAGATGGACGAGTACCGCAACCGCCACCCGCAGGCGATGATGCCGGGCGAGGCGCAGATGCCCACCGGCGAGGAGATCAGCGAGGCGTTCGAGAACTACCTCACCGCCATCGAGGACCGCGACCGCGGGGATCGCCGTGGCCTGCCCCGCAGCGAGGAGGACGACCAGCGCCTGCGGGACCACTACGTCATCGACCCCGACGCACCCGAGGACGAGACCGGCGGCGAACCCGGCGACGACCCCGGCGAACCCGGCGACCGCGGCTAG
- a CDS encoding DEAD/DEAH box helicase, with the protein MLADIAEAPENLFEDAVWDSFTAWTASRGITLYPAQEEASLALLAGDNVILATPTGSGKSMVANAAHFIALARGQRTFYTAPIKALVSEKFFALCEIFGPENVGMMTGDATVNGNAPIIAATAEIVANIALREGANARIDQVVMDEFHYYSEPDRGWAWQVPLLELPKAQFLLMSATLGDTAWLEEDLSRRTGRRTTYVGGAQRPVPLDFHYVFTPVHETIEELLADGKAPIYVVHFSQREATERAQALTSMKMVTAEEKARIAEEIGDFRFTTTFGKTLSKLVRQGIGIHHAGMLPKYRRLVERLSQTGLLKVICGTDTLGVGINVPIRTVLITGLAKYDGTRSRILKSREFHQIAGRAGRAGYDTEGTVIVEAPEHEIENVKLRRKAGDDPAKLKKLRKKSAREGEVSWSEKTFERLKVAEPEELTSQFKVSNSMLLNVVARPGDGYEHMRHLLRTNHDNRAKQNRDIVTAVHLFRGLVNAGVVERTPDSPAFRPYTLTQELDRDFALNQPLAPFALAFLSLLDPESETYTLDVISAFEAILDDPRQLLQAQQTAARGEEIAALKAEGVDYTERMAIVEDVTYPKPLEDELEEAFETFCEGNPWAKEFELSPKSVVRDMIEHAMTFSDLTATYGLARSEGVVLRYLTDAWRTLSYSVPEAYINDELEDIVVWLGELIRQVDSSLIDEWAHMTGDDQPVGQDTIDRELAFGVEDPTALTANRRAFTIMVRNFFFRLVELFAYEKEDQLAGMLDYLDPDARLDWPQAMDDYFDEYDDVDLGPDARGPEHFRIEDTTGRRWPVTQIIKDPDGDNAFQLHGVVDLDASDEAGEVRLASLEMRGLRGLAGGVDTQ; encoded by the coding sequence ATGCTTGCAGACATCGCCGAGGCCCCGGAAAACCTGTTCGAGGACGCGGTCTGGGATTCGTTCACCGCGTGGACCGCCTCCCGCGGGATCACCCTCTACCCGGCGCAGGAGGAGGCGTCCCTCGCGCTACTCGCCGGCGACAACGTCATCCTCGCCACCCCAACCGGCTCGGGGAAGTCGATGGTGGCCAACGCCGCGCACTTCATCGCGCTGGCGCGCGGGCAGCGGACGTTCTACACCGCCCCTATCAAGGCACTGGTGAGCGAGAAGTTTTTCGCGCTGTGCGAGATCTTCGGCCCGGAAAACGTGGGGATGATGACGGGTGATGCGACGGTCAACGGCAACGCCCCCATCATCGCGGCGACGGCGGAGATCGTCGCTAATATCGCCCTGCGCGAAGGGGCGAACGCGCGCATCGACCAGGTGGTGATGGACGAGTTCCACTACTACTCCGAGCCCGACCGCGGCTGGGCGTGGCAGGTGCCGCTGCTCGAGCTGCCCAAGGCGCAGTTCCTGCTCATGTCCGCCACGCTCGGCGACACCGCCTGGCTCGAGGAGGACCTCTCGCGGCGCACCGGCCGGCGCACCACCTACGTCGGCGGGGCCCAGCGTCCCGTCCCCCTCGACTTCCACTACGTGTTCACCCCGGTCCACGAGACCATCGAGGAACTCCTCGCCGACGGCAAGGCGCCGATCTACGTCGTCCACTTCTCCCAGCGGGAGGCCACCGAACGCGCCCAAGCGCTCACGAGCATGAAGATGGTCACGGCGGAAGAAAAGGCCCGCATCGCGGAGGAGATCGGAGACTTTCGCTTTACGACGACCTTCGGCAAGACCCTCTCAAAACTCGTCCGCCAGGGCATCGGCATCCACCACGCGGGCATGCTGCCGAAGTACCGCCGCCTCGTCGAGCGCCTCTCGCAGACCGGCCTGCTCAAGGTGATCTGCGGCACGGACACCCTCGGCGTCGGCATCAACGTGCCCATCCGCACGGTGCTCATCACGGGGTTGGCAAAGTACGACGGCACCCGCAGCCGCATCCTGAAGTCCCGCGAGTTCCACCAGATCGCGGGGCGCGCTGGCCGCGCCGGGTACGACACGGAGGGCACCGTCATCGTGGAGGCGCCGGAGCACGAGATCGAAAACGTCAAGCTGCGGCGCAAGGCGGGCGACGACCCCGCGAAGCTGAAGAAGCTGCGGAAAAAGTCGGCGCGCGAGGGCGAGGTGTCCTGGTCGGAGAAGACCTTCGAGCGTCTCAAGGTCGCGGAGCCCGAGGAGCTGACCAGCCAGTTCAAGGTGTCCAACTCGATGCTGCTCAACGTCGTCGCCCGCCCCGGGGACGGCTACGAGCACATGCGCCACCTCCTGCGCACCAACCACGACAACCGGGCGAAGCAGAACCGCGACATCGTCACCGCGGTTCACCTGTTCCGCGGGCTGGTCAACGCCGGCGTGGTCGAGCGCACGCCCGACTCCCCCGCCTTCCGCCCGTACACGCTCACCCAGGAACTCGACCGTGATTTCGCGCTCAACCAGCCGCTCGCCCCGTTCGCGCTCGCGTTCCTGTCGCTCCTCGACCCGGAGTCGGAGACGTACACGCTCGACGTGATCTCCGCCTTCGAGGCGATCCTCGACGATCCCCGCCAGCTACTGCAGGCGCAGCAGACCGCCGCGCGCGGCGAGGAGATCGCGGCGCTGAAGGCGGAAGGCGTGGACTACACGGAGCGCATGGCGATCGTCGAGGACGTCACCTACCCCAAGCCGCTGGAGGACGAGCTCGAAGAGGCGTTCGAGACCTTCTGCGAGGGTAACCCGTGGGCGAAGGAATTCGAGCTCTCGCCCAAGTCGGTGGTGCGCGACATGATCGAGCACGCGATGACGTTTTCCGACCTCACCGCCACCTACGGCCTCGCCCGGTCAGAGGGTGTGGTGCTGCGCTACCTCACCGACGCGTGGCGCACGCTGTCTTACTCCGTCCCGGAGGCGTACATAAACGACGAGCTCGAGGACATCGTCGTCTGGCTCGGCGAGCTCATTCGCCAGGTGGATTCCTCGCTTATCGACGAGTGGGCGCACATGACGGGCGACGACCAGCCGGTGGGCCAGGACACCATCGACCGGGAGCTCGCCTTCGGCGTGGAGGACCCGACGGCGCTCACCGCGAACCGGCGCGCGTTCACCATCATGGTGCGCAACTTCTTCTTCCGCCTCGTCGAACTGTTCGCCTACGAGAAGGAGGACCAGCTCGCGGGGATGCTGGACTACCTCGACCCGGACGCGCGTCTCGATTGGCCGCAGGCGATGGACGACTACTTCGACGAGTACGACGACGTGGACCTCGGGCCGGACGCCCGCGGGCCCGAGCACTTCCGCATTGAGGACACGACCGGGCGGCGGTGGCCCGTCACCCAAATCATCAAAGACCCGGACGGCGACAACGCGTTCCAGCTCCACGGCGTGGTGGACCTCGACGCGTCCGACGAGGCGGGCGAGGTGCGGCTGGCGTCGCTCGAGATGCGGGGGCTGCGGGGGCTGGCCGGAGGCGTCGATACGCAATAG
- a CDS encoding NAD(P)/FAD-dependent oxidoreductase gives MTRTLVVGAGMTGLATAWHLQEYGHDVEVIDRIGVAAGSSWGNAGWLAPGKTIPLSNSSLWAYGPTALFDKHAALDVPVRIDPKLWRFCANFMAHATGRAWDKTMAGLTKADLAALAAFDELEAGGVQAHTNEGPFIIGFEDEDHAAGFLKEVEGAQRHGQDIPFEQITLDDARTDAPMLTDKVGATYRMGGQRFIEPGPYCQAIAGSIVERGGTITTGVEVVEVRSTRKPAVKLATGEWLAADNVVIATGAWLPKLAKDLGVTTLVQAGRGYSFSVETAEPATCPVYLPDPKIACTPYQGRFRVAGTMEFRGPDEPFQPGRIDSIIHTTKPFFRGIDWEDRQDEWVGSRPVTPDGLPLVGATKVPNVYTNGGHGMWGIILGPLSGKMLAKQIATGEVDETIKPFDPLRGPFGGL, from the coding sequence ATGACCCGCACACTCGTCGTCGGCGCCGGCATGACCGGCCTGGCCACCGCGTGGCACCTGCAGGAATACGGCCACGACGTGGAGGTGATCGACCGCATCGGCGTCGCCGCGGGCTCCTCCTGGGGCAACGCGGGCTGGCTCGCACCGGGCAAGACCATCCCGCTGTCGAACTCGAGCCTCTGGGCGTACGGGCCCACCGCGCTCTTTGACAAGCACGCCGCGCTCGACGTGCCGGTGCGCATCGACCCGAAGCTGTGGCGCTTCTGCGCGAACTTCATGGCGCACGCGACGGGCCGCGCCTGGGACAAGACGATGGCCGGGCTGACCAAGGCCGACCTCGCGGCGCTCGCCGCATTCGACGAGCTCGAGGCCGGCGGCGTCCAGGCGCACACGAACGAGGGCCCCTTCATCATCGGCTTCGAGGATGAGGACCACGCCGCCGGCTTCCTCAAGGAAGTCGAGGGCGCGCAGCGCCACGGCCAGGACATCCCTTTCGAGCAGATCACGCTTGACGACGCACGCACCGACGCCCCGATGCTCACCGACAAGGTCGGCGCGACGTACCGCATGGGCGGACAGCGCTTCATCGAGCCTGGCCCGTACTGCCAGGCGATCGCGGGCTCGATCGTCGAGCGCGGGGGCACGATCACCACCGGCGTCGAGGTGGTCGAGGTGCGTTCCACCCGCAAGCCCGCCGTGAAACTGGCCACCGGCGAGTGGCTCGCCGCGGACAACGTCGTCATCGCCACCGGCGCCTGGCTACCCAAGCTGGCGAAGGACCTCGGCGTGACCACCCTCGTGCAGGCCGGCCGCGGCTACTCGTTCTCCGTGGAGACGGCAGAGCCGGCGACCTGCCCCGTCTACCTACCGGATCCGAAGATCGCCTGCACCCCGTACCAGGGCCGCTTCCGCGTCGCCGGCACCATGGAGTTCCGCGGGCCGGACGAGCCGTTCCAGCCCGGCCGCATCGACTCGATCATCCACACGACGAAGCCGTTCTTCCGCGGCATCGACTGGGAGGACCGCCAGGACGAGTGGGTCGGCTCGCGCCCAGTCACCCCGGACGGGCTGCCGCTCGTCGGCGCGACGAAGGTGCCCAACGTGTACACGAACGGCGGCCACGGCATGTGGGGCATCATCCTCGGCCCGCTGTCCGGCAAGATGCTGGCCAAGCAGATCGCCACCGGCGAGGTCGACGAGACGATCAAGCCGTTCGACCCACTGCGCGGGCCGTTCGGCGGCCTCTAG